In Chanodichthys erythropterus isolate Z2021 chromosome 9, ASM2448905v1, whole genome shotgun sequence, a genomic segment contains:
- the neflb gene encoding neurofilament light chain b, whose product MCSMSYNPYLPSVQRRRVVVRSGTPFSSRSRSVYSTYSSPSRASVFSSSAGLQRSAASPELDLSQASQLSSEFKVVRKQERAQLQDLNDRFASFIDRVHGLELQNRSLEAELLLLRQRHCEPSRLRGLYEQEARELRAAVDEARRERQAAQERRDRLEEALKALQSRYEEEVLAREETEGRLVDARKGADDAALSRSELEKRADTLLDELDFLKRLHESEIAELQAQVQYSAQVSVEMEVAKPDLSVALRDIRGQYERLAQQNIQAAEEWFRGKVSTITEDTSKHTENIRTAKDEAGEYRRLLKARDLEIEACQGLNQALERQLQEVEEKQSSEIADLQDTIGDLENELRTMKSEMGRYLKEYQDLLNVKMALDIEIAAYRKLLEGEETRFNVGGIGGISSVFSPSIAATPSFGRPVFSVQASLSSGAPYLLGSRLMSYSATADEIVEASQAQEAGARPEKEEEEEEEVEKEEVEEEEGEKEEEEEEEGDKEEEEEEKEEKEEGEDHFEKSEEEEGEDKVETEEEEGKEEEGGEGEEGDKEEGEEEEKDDAGKEDEKKKGDDKKESKAEKDKPKEK is encoded by the exons ATGTGCTCAATGAGTTACAATCCTTATCTCCCGTCTGTGCAGCGGAGGCGGGTGGTGGTGCGTAGCGGGACGCCCTTCAGCAGCCGCTCTCGATCCGTCTACTCGACCTATTCGTCCCCGTCCCGTGCGTCGGTTTTCTCCTCCTCTGCAGGTCTGCAGCGTTCTGCGGCATCGCCAGAGCTGGACCTGAGCCAGGCCTCTCAGCTGAGCTCGGAGTTCAAAGTGGTGCGGAAGCAGGAGAGGGCCCAACTTCAGGACCTCAACGACCGATTTGCCAGCTTCATTGACCGCGTGCATGGCCTGGAGCTCCAGAACCGTTCCCTGGAGGCAGAGCTGCTCCTGTTGCGCCAGAGGCACTGCGAACCCTCCCGTCTCAGGGGTCTGTACGAGCAAGAGGCGAGGGAACTCCGTGCGGCGGTAGACGAGGCCCGTAGGGAGCGCCAAGCGGCTCAAGAAAGGCGGGACCGACTGGAAGAGGCACTCAAGGCCTTGCAGAGTCGCTACGAAGAAGAAGTCCTGGCCCGTGAGGAAACCGAAGGCCGGCTGGTGGACGCCAGGAAGGGGGCGGACGATGCGGCGTTGTCCCGGTCTGAGCTCGAAAAAAGAGCCGACACTCTACTGGATGAGCTGGACTTCCTCAAGAGGCTCCATGAAAGCGAGATCGCCGAGCTCCAAGCCCAGGTGCAGTACAGCGCCCAGGTGTCGGTGGAGATGGAAGTGGCCAAACCGGACCTCTCTGTAGCTCTCCGAGACATCCGAGGTCAGTATGAGCGCCTGGCTCAGCAGAACATCCAGGCCGCAGAGGAGTGGTTCCGTGGGAAGGTGAGCACCATTACGGAGGACACGTCCAAACACACGGAGAACATCCGTACCGCTAAAGACGAGGCTGGGGAGTATCGTCGCCTCCTGAAAGCTCGAGACCTGGAGATCGAAGCATGCCAGGGCCTCAACCAAGCTCTGGAGAGACAATTGCAAGAGGTCGAGGAGAAACAGAGCTCAGAGATCGCTGATCTACAG GATACCATCGGTGACTTGGAGAATGAGCTAAGGACCATGAAGAGTGAAATGGGCCGTTACCTAAAAGAATATCAAGACCTTCTCAATGTGAAAATGGCCTTGGACATTGAGATAGCTGCTTATAG GAAACTTCTAGAAGGAGAAGAAACCCGCTTCAACGTGGGCGGTATTGGTGGTATCTCCAGTGTGTTTTCCCCCTCCATCGCTGCCACTCCTTCTTTCGGCCGTCCTGTGttctctgtgcaggccagtctgAGCTCTGGCGCCCCCTATCTTCTGGGAAGCAGATTGATGAGCTACTCTGCCACTGCGGATGAGATTGTTGAAGCCAGTCAGGCGCAGGAGGCCGGGGCACGTccggagaaagaagaggaggaggaggaagaggtaGAGAaggaggaggtggaggaggaagagggtgagaaggaggaggaggaggaagaagagggtgataaagaggaggaggaagaagaaaaagaggaaaaagaagAGGGTGAGGatcattt tgaaaaaa GTGAAGAGGAAGAAGGTGAGGATAAGGTAGAAACGGAAGAGGAGGAAGGAAAAGAGGAAGAAGGAGGAGAGGGTGAAGAAGGTGATAAAGAAGAAGGTGAAGAAGAAGAGAAGGATGATGCTGGAAAAGAAGATGAGAAAAAGAAAGGAGACGACAAGAAAGAAAGTAAAGCTGAGAAAGACAAGCCAAAAGAGAAGTAG
- the nefmb gene encoding neurofilament medium chain b, which produces MDMIVTSRRRALETRTIRQPTSTMRSWTKSSPLSYKRTTNVAASRAASVLASPEGFELSAALNGDPVRSNEKEQLQGLNDRFASYIDKVRFLEEQNRQLEAEIQALKQQKVSQSLQSDAYDRELQDLRCALEQLHKEKAQIMLDTDHMDEDLQRIRERYEDESRLREHMESAIRGMKKEKDDSVLMKLELERKVQALVDEMDFLRQNHEEEISELLAQLQAAQVPVVEMRDLQKTDITSALREIRAQLDGLSSKNLQQAEEVFKCRYAMLTDAAEQNKDAIKSIRDEIGDYRRQIQAKNIELEALRGTKDSLERQLHDIEDRHNTDVASYQEMIHQLENDLKGTKWEMSRHLREYQDLLNVKMALDAEIAAYRKLLEGEETRFRTISGSIPSAAFAYSQPKSSKVKHKIVEEIIEETKAERDIDDDLAELAKEVAEEAGEGEEEEKEEEEEEIVAASQAKVSSAAPEGEEEEGGDEEETAEEGEAAEEEEEEEAVEEVIEETELCGDKSPTAEKEGSDKDEEGKEDEEEQEAKDDEEKEEADEKEETKSEGDEEQKEESGGEETKKPESPADEEKEKPESPADEEKEKPESPADEEKEKPESPADEEKEKPESPADEEKEKPESPADEEKEKPESPADEEKEKPESPADEEKEEVIPNGGDPAKEEASPKEEVQTRTVETITNGDKQTKADTEKEKKPEEKPQEKKKVTKKVEKVAPEAKKEIKGKD; this is translated from the exons ATGGACATGATAGTGACCTCGCGCCGAAGGGCTCTGGAGACACGGACTATCCGCCAGCCGACATCCACTATGCGCTCGTGGACTAAAAGCAGTCCTCTGTCTTACAAAAGAACCACAAATGTGGCTGCATCAAGGGCTGCATCCGTGCTCGCGTCTCCGGAAGGGTTTGAGTTGAGCGCGGCTCTCAACGGAGACCCGGTGCGCAGCAACGAGAAGGAACAGCTCCAGGGGCTCAACGACCGCTTCGCCAGCTACATCGACAAGGTTCGCTTCCTCGAGGAGCAAAACAGGCAGCTCGAGGCTGAGATCCAAGCGCTAAAGCAGCAGAAAGTGTCGCAGTCCCTGCAGAGCGACGCGTATGACCGCGAGCTCCAAGACCTGCGCTGCGCCCTGGAGCAGCTCCACAAGGAGAAGGCGCAGATCATGCTGGACACAGACCACATGGACGAGGATCTCCAGCGTATCCGAGAGCGCTACGAAGACGAATCCAGGCTCAGAGAGCACATGGAGTCTGCGATCCGAGGCATGAAGAAAGAGAAAGACGACTCGGTTCTGATGAAGCTGGAGCTGGAGAGGAAAGTCCAAGCGCTCGTGGACGAAATGGACTTCTTGCGGCAGAACCACGAGGAGGAGATCAGCGAGCTTCTGGCTCAGCTTCAAGCCGCGCAGGTGCCGGTGGTGGAGATGAGGGACCTCCAGAAGACCGACATCACCTCCGCGCTCCGGGAGATCCGCGCTCAACTGGACGGGCTCTCCTCCAAGAACCTCCAGCAGGCTGAAGAGGTGTTCAAGTGCCGCTACGCCATGCTGACGGACGCCGCGGAACAGAACAAGGATGCTATAAAGTCCATACGGGACGAGATCGGTGACTACCGCCGTCAGATCCAAGCCAAGAACATTGAGCTGGAGGCTCTTCGAGGCACCAAAGATTCACTGGAAAGGCAGCTGCATGATATCGAAGACCGCCACAACACCGATGTTGCCAGTTACCAG GAAATGATTCACCAATTGGAAAATGATCTAAAAGGAACAAAATGGGAAATGTCTCGTCATCTTCGGGAATATCAGGATCTGCTCAATGTCAAGATGGCACTGGATGCTGAAATAGCAGCTTACAG GAAACTACTGGAGGGCGAGGAGACACGCTTCCGTACCATTTCTGGAAGCATTCCAAGTGCTGCGTTTGCATACAGCCAGCCCAAATCCTCTAAGGTCAAACATAAAATAGTGGAGGAGATCATTGAGGAGACTAAAGCAGAGCGTGACATCGACGATGATCTGGCAGAGCTGGCAAAAGAGGTGGCAGAAGAAGCTGGTGAGGGTGAAGAGGAGgaaaaggaggaagaggaggaagagattGTTGCCGCCAGTCAGGCTAAAGTGAGTTCCGCCGCTCCTGAGGGCGAAGAAGAGGAAGGAGGAGATGAGGAAGAAACAGCAGAAGAAGGAGAGGCTgctgaggaggaagaggaagaagaggccGTGGAGGAAGTGATCGAGGAAACGGAACTGTGCGGAGACAAATCGCCAACGGCAGAGAAAGAAGGCAGTGACAAAGATGAAGAAGGAAAGGAAGATGAAGAAGAACAAGAGGCCAAAGATGATGAAGAGAAGGAAGAAGCTGATGAAAAGGAGGAGACCAAATCTGAAGGAGATGAAGAGCAGAAAGAAGAGTCTGGAGGAGAGGAAACCAAG AAACCAGAAAGCCCAGCGGATGAGGAAAAAGAGAAACCAGAAAGCCCAGCGGATGAGGAAAAAGAGAAACCAGAAAGCCCAGCAGATGAGGAAAAAGAGAAACCAGAAAGCCCAGCGGATGAGGAAAAAGAGAAACCAGAAAGCCCAGCAGATGAAGAAAAAGAGAAACCAGAAAGCCCAGCAGATGAAGAAAAAGAGAAACCAGAAAGCCCAGCAGATGAAGAAAAAGAGAAACCAGAAAGCCCAGCAGatgaagaaaaagaagaggTCATTCCAAACGGTGGTGACCCAGCCAAAGAGGAAGCCAGTCCCAAAGAAGAGGTCCAAACCAGAACGGTGGAGACCATCACCAATGGAGACAAGCAGACCAAAGCAGACACTGAGAAAGAGAAGAAGCCAGAGGAAAAGCCTCAGGAGAAAAAGAAAGTCACCAAAAAGGTGGAGAAAGTCGCTCCGGAAGCCAAGAAGGAAATCAAAGGAAAAGACTGA